A window of the Thermoproteales archaeon genome harbors these coding sequences:
- a CDS encoding methyltransferase domain-containing protein, which yields RQYMSSESLEVLLTTVPGLEEIVEQDLFTDHRIKNVYYRKLTGRVYATLKEDSNTLHRLHSLGCVERVILLLCQGSTEKLKKDIKSESIVNYLSPWMSFMVRTLRVGQHELSSIDFSNIVGNLIQNYALQQFGRNIRVSLSDPDIIFYLEVRGPIFRLGVDLTGLNALHRRTYRAYLHPSALNPLIAYAMCKLSEINQKHHVLDPMCGSGTILIEGKIINPEIDAWGLDINPRHIEGARQNAKKANLNIKFETCDLADIDQLFQPGYFDAIIVNPPFGLREKSIYNIPTLYNLLIEKSKLLLNQNGTLCLLTPRKKLVIKILRAYNFMIKKILTINHGGLTSHIIVAINQDKTLKA from the coding sequence ATCGTCAATATATGTCTAGTGAAAGCTTAGAAGTTCTATTAACAACAGTTCCCGGTTTGGAGGAAATAGTTGAACAGGACCTTTTTACAGATCATAGAATAAAAAATGTATATTATAGAAAGCTTACTGGACGAGTATATGCTACACTGAAAGAAGATTCCAATACATTACATAGACTTCACAGCTTAGGCTGCGTAGAAAGAGTAATACTACTTTTATGTCAAGGAAGTACAGAAAAACTCAAAAAAGATATAAAAAGTGAATCTATCGTAAATTATTTGAGTCCATGGATGTCTTTTATGGTAAGAACACTGAGGGTTGGGCAGCATGAATTATCCTCTATCGATTTCTCAAACATTGTTGGAAATCTCATACAAAACTATGCGCTCCAACAATTTGGAAGAAATATACGAGTGTCTCTTAGTGATCCAGACATAATTTTCTATCTGGAAGTAAGAGGGCCTATCTTTCGTCTAGGGGTAGACTTAACAGGACTTAATGCTCTTCATAGAAGGACATACAGAGCTTACCTACACCCCTCGGCACTTAACCCTCTCATAGCATACGCGATGTGCAAACTATCAGAAATAAACCAGAAGCATCATGTTTTGGATCCCATGTGCGGAAGTGGAACAATACTGATAGAGGGAAAAATAATTAATCCTGAAATCGATGCCTGGGGTCTTGATATAAATCCGAGACATATAGAAGGCGCACGTCAAAATGCCAAAAAGGCAAATCTGAACATAAAATTCGAAACTTGTGATCTTGCTGACATTGATCAACTTTTCCAGCCTGGATATTTTGATGCGATCATAGTGAACCCTCCATTTGGTCTACGTGAAAAATCGATATATAATATACCGACGCTCTATAATTTGCTCATTGAAAAATCGAAACTGCTCTTAAATCAAAATGGAACTTTATGTCTTCTAACGCCAAGAAAGAAACTTGTGATAAAAATATTGAGAGCTTACAATTTTATGATAAAAAAGATTTTAACAATAAATCACGGAGGCTTAACCTCACATATTATAGTAGCAATTAACCAAGATAAAACCTTAAAAGCATGA
- a CDS encoding arcadin 1, which translates to MNNMLVKIKAVLVGKNLIKNPWGEKIIKLEFAEEREIPGPIIVQPQGGGELAREIMPIITQIMKSMPLTGQGRVSIPRLTLFLTEEEWDKLIEKPEIGEEITITVSGKNISISKT; encoded by the coding sequence ATGAACAATATGCTCGTCAAGATAAAAGCAGTATTAGTAGGTAAAAATCTCATAAAAAACCCATGGGGAGAAAAGATAATTAAACTAGAGTTTGCCGAAGAAAGAGAAATACCAGGACCTATAATCGTTCAACCCCAGGGCGGTGGGGAACTGGCTAGAGAAATAATGCCTATAATAACTCAAATAATGAAATCAATGCCCTTAACCGGACAGGGTAGGGTAAGTATTCCACGCCTAACCTTATTCCTAACTGAAGAAGAGTGGGACAAGCTAATAGAAAAACCAGAAATTGGAGAAGAAATCACGATAACGGTAAGCGGAAAAAATATTTCAATAAGTAAAACGTAG
- a CDS encoding TCP-1/cpn60 chaperonin family protein codes for MAAQAPQAPQAIPVLILKEGTSRTVGREARRSNIYAARVIAEALASSLGPRGMDKLLVDSFGNATITGDGATILKEMDVQHPAAKMLVDVAKAQDDEVGDGTTTVVVLAGQLLANASELLDEEIHPTLVTEGFEKALEESLKAIDNVAETVDPLNKEILRKVAITSLSSKAVAEYKEFLADLVVEAALQVVEEKDGKYEVKLDDIKVEKKKGESIEETELIKGIVLDKEVVHPSMPRKITDAKIALLNTPLEVEKPEWSAKINVTNPEQLRMFLEQEAMMLKKMVDKIAVTGANVVITQKGIDDMAQHFLAKKGILAVRRVKKSDMEKLARATGARIVTSIDDLSEKDLGYAKIVEERKVAEDKMIFVEGCPNPKAVTILIRGGAEHVVDEAERAIHDALSVVRNIMKEPKIVAGGGAIEMEIAKRLRNYAKKLPSKEQLAVMKYADSLEFLPSILARNAGLEPVDVIAELRKRHAEGEKWAGVNVYTGKVENMMDAGVIEPAIVKKQVLKSATEAAVMILRIDDVIAASPPREKEKGKEGKYGEFGEY; via the coding sequence ATGGCTGCTCAAGCTCCACAAGCTCCGCAGGCTATTCCTGTTTTAATATTAAAAGAGGGTACAAGTAGAACTGTTGGCAGAGAAGCAAGAAGGTCTAATATCTATGCTGCACGAGTTATTGCAGAGGCTCTTGCATCCTCTCTAGGTCCTAGGGGCATGGATAAACTTCTTGTAGATTCTTTTGGCAATGCTACCATAACTGGTGATGGAGCTACAATACTTAAGGAAATGGATGTTCAGCATCCCGCCGCTAAAATGTTAGTTGATGTTGCAAAGGCTCAAGATGATGAAGTAGGTGATGGTACTACAACGGTTGTTGTTCTCGCTGGGCAACTCCTAGCTAATGCAAGTGAACTTCTAGACGAAGAAATTCATCCAACATTAGTTACTGAGGGTTTTGAAAAAGCTCTTGAAGAATCTTTAAAAGCTATAGATAATGTTGCTGAAACAGTGGATCCCTTAAATAAGGAAATACTTAGAAAAGTTGCCATAACGTCCTTAAGCAGTAAGGCCGTGGCTGAATATAAGGAATTCTTAGCCGATCTGGTCGTTGAGGCTGCTTTGCAAGTTGTTGAAGAAAAAGACGGAAAATATGAGGTAAAACTTGATGATATTAAGGTTGAAAAGAAAAAGGGCGAATCGATCGAGGAAACAGAATTAATAAAAGGCATAGTACTTGATAAAGAAGTTGTTCATCCAAGTATGCCACGAAAAATAACTGATGCCAAAATCGCTTTGTTAAATACTCCTCTTGAGGTTGAAAAACCTGAATGGTCTGCCAAAATAAATGTGACTAATCCAGAGCAATTAAGAATGTTTCTAGAGCAAGAAGCTATGATGCTAAAGAAAATGGTTGATAAGATAGCCGTAACAGGAGCCAATGTTGTCATAACTCAGAAAGGTATCGACGACATGGCCCAACACTTTTTAGCCAAAAAGGGTATTCTTGCTGTTAGGCGTGTGAAAAAATCCGATATGGAAAAACTAGCAAGAGCAACAGGAGCAAGAATAGTAACGAGTATTGATGATTTATCTGAGAAGGACCTAGGCTACGCTAAAATAGTTGAAGAAAGGAAAGTAGCTGAGGATAAAATGATATTTGTTGAAGGTTGTCCAAATCCAAAAGCTGTTACAATACTTATTAGAGGAGGAGCAGAACATGTGGTGGACGAAGCTGAAAGGGCGATTCATGATGCATTATCTGTTGTGAGAAACATAATGAAAGAACCGAAAATAGTTGCTGGAGGTGGAGCTATTGAAATGGAGATTGCTAAGAGACTTAGAAATTACGCTAAGAAATTGCCAAGCAAAGAGCAACTTGCAGTTATGAAATACGCTGACTCTCTCGAGTTTCTGCCTTCCATTCTCGCTAGAAATGCTGGCTTAGAGCCAGTAGATGTCATAGCGGAGTTAAGAAAGAGACATGCGGAAGGAGAGAAGTGGGCTGGCGTGAACGTCTATACAGGTAAAGTGGAGAACATGATGGATGCTGGAGTGATAGAACCGGCGATTGTAAAGAAGCAAGTGTTAAAGTCGGCTACTGAAGCTGCGGTGATGATTCTAAGAATAGACGATGTAATAGCAGCATCACCACCTAGAGAGAAGGAGAAGGGTAAAGAAGGGAAATACGGAGAATTTGGAGAATACTAA
- a CDS encoding DNA-directed RNA polymerase subunit K gives MRIGPPKLTKYERARIIGVRALQVSLGAPILIKLNENTPKDPLVIAEKELELGILPIIIRRRTPGGEYQDIPLKYLVRKDAG, from the coding sequence ATTCGTATAGGTCCTCCTAAACTCACTAAATACGAACGTGCTAGAATTATAGGAGTAAGAGCCTTGCAGGTATCTCTTGGGGCTCCTATTCTAATAAAATTGAATGAGAACACTCCTAAAGATCCTCTGGTGATAGCTGAAAAGGAATTGGAGTTAGGGATTTTACCCATAATTATAAGGAGGAGGACTCCTGGAGGAGAATATCAAGATATTCCCTTAAAATATTTGGTTAGAAAAGATGCGGGATGA
- a CDS encoding DUF1947 domain-containing protein produces MNRRVIKTRYRLSKKDVKKFLEKVKTYFGEPAVEILANFKNIEKIETRLKDASVYLFDKKPIFLEYKKGFFPTILHANIFKHILPVVIVDMGAVPHIVNGADVMAPGIRKTSKEFSENEIVLVADEEKERIFCVGKALMSSNDVFSLKRGRAIKNLHHVKDAFWDFLLSLRT; encoded by the coding sequence ATGAATCGTAGAGTAATAAAGACAAGATATAGGTTAAGCAAAAAGGATGTTAAAAAATTTTTGGAAAAAGTTAAGACTTACTTCGGCGAGCCTGCAGTTGAAATTTTAGCTAATTTTAAAAATATAGAAAAAATCGAAACAAGGTTAAAGGATGCCTCGGTATATCTTTTTGATAAAAAGCCAATTTTTCTCGAATATAAAAAAGGATTCTTCCCGACGATTTTACACGCTAATATATTCAAACATATATTACCTGTGGTTATCGTTGATATGGGAGCAGTACCTCATATAGTAAACGGAGCTGATGTAATGGCACCTGGAATTAGAAAAACAAGTAAAGAATTTTCCGAAAATGAAATCGTATTAGTTGCAGATGAGGAAAAAGAAAGAATTTTCTGCGTTGGTAAAGCTCTAATGTCATCAAACGACGTTTTCTCGTTGAAAAGAGGAAGAGCTATAAAAAATCTACACCATGTAAAGGATGCTTTTTGGGATTTTTTACTAAGCTTACGAACTTAA
- a CDS encoding proteasome subunit beta — protein sequence MGNEVLEKVYKGTTTIGIVGKDFVVLGADKRVSSGTYIFHKEGKKIHKIDQHVATTIAGVVADAQRLVEQLRLEASVYKLSNERLISVRAVATLASILLFQLRPILIAHMLIGGVDHNGAQLYSIDWMGTVTKEKYTSTGSGSPYAVTLLENEYSEDISQNEAISLAVRAVNAAMKRDPGSGEGIDVVLINKKGIREVSKNEILSLLKKITM from the coding sequence ATAGGCAATGAAGTGCTTGAGAAGGTATACAAAGGCACTACTACAATTGGTATAGTTGGAAAGGACTTTGTAGTGTTAGGTGCCGATAAACGAGTATCATCTGGAACCTATATATTTCATAAAGAAGGTAAGAAAATCCATAAAATAGATCAGCATGTGGCAACGACCATTGCCGGAGTAGTCGCCGACGCACAGCGCTTAGTAGAGCAGTTGAGACTAGAAGCCTCTGTCTACAAACTTTCGAATGAAAGATTAATATCTGTGCGCGCGGTTGCAACCCTTGCGTCTATACTGCTTTTTCAATTAAGGCCTATACTGATAGCACATATGTTAATAGGAGGAGTTGATCATAATGGAGCGCAGCTTTATAGTATCGATTGGATGGGCACTGTTACTAAGGAAAAGTATACTTCCACAGGTTCTGGTTCACCGTATGCTGTTACACTTCTCGAAAACGAATACAGTGAAGATATCTCTCAAAATGAAGCTATAAGCCTTGCTGTAAGAGCTGTTAATGCTGCTATGAAAAGGGATCCTGGAAGTGGAGAGGGTATTGATGTAGTCTTAATAAATAAAAAGGGAATTAGAGAAGTAAGTAAAAACGAGATATTATCTCTATTAAAGAAGATTACGATGTAG
- a CDS encoding beta-CASP ribonuclease aCPSF1 has protein sequence MEEDKILVNIRNAILMKSPPGANITGVEFEGPKIVIYSRNPVVFFEKNESSIKEIVKTIKKRVVIRGDPEVRKSEDETVEIIKQIVPPEAGITSIFFDEISGVVEIEAEKPGYVIGKEGQTLRRILAGTLWHPRVVRTPPIHSATIAQTRSLFRSRREERLRFLRELGQRIHRNPIFKNVYVRMISLGGFQEVGRSAILVQTPESNILLDAGIKPSGNRHDEFPHFDLPEFNVDDLDAVVITHAHLDHCGALPYLYKYGYKGPVYTTEPTMYLMKLLQEDYLKIAEKSGRPLPYTLREITDALIHTYPLGYGEVTDIAPDVRLTLYPAGHILGSAMAHIHIGQGLINIVYTSDFKFERTKLLDQANHRFPRVEVLIMESTYGASVDRLPSREETEQTFIDIVKKTVERNGIALIPVMAVGRAQEILLVLNEAIESEKLPEIPIFIEGMIDEATAIHTAFPEHLSYSLRERIYRGENPFTSPYIKIVKDASQRRDIISAGPSIIMATSGMLTGGPVLDYLQLLAEDPKNSLIFVSYQIEGTLGRKILKGLREIPFIDPYGKVTIKELKMEVYRVEGFSGHSDRGQLIRFLARITPRPNTVVLNHGEKSKIRELKSYIERRFNFQIITPQNIEAVRVR, from the coding sequence ATGGAGGAAGACAAGATTCTAGTAAACATTAGAAATGCTATATTAATGAAAAGCCCTCCCGGCGCGAATATCACAGGAGTAGAATTTGAAGGACCTAAAATAGTAATATATTCTCGTAACCCTGTTGTTTTCTTTGAAAAAAACGAAAGTTCTATAAAGGAAATAGTAAAGACAATAAAAAAGCGTGTAGTTATAAGAGGAGATCCTGAAGTTAGAAAAAGCGAAGATGAAACAGTAGAAATAATTAAACAAATCGTGCCGCCGGAAGCCGGGATCACTAGCATATTCTTTGATGAAATAAGTGGAGTGGTTGAAATAGAGGCTGAAAAACCTGGATACGTTATTGGTAAAGAAGGTCAAACATTAAGGAGAATATTGGCCGGAACGCTCTGGCATCCAAGGGTTGTAAGAACTCCACCGATTCATTCTGCAACAATAGCACAGACCAGATCCCTGTTTAGATCTCGGAGAGAGGAAAGACTGAGGTTTTTGAGAGAGCTAGGACAGCGCATCCATAGGAATCCAATTTTTAAAAATGTATATGTGAGAATGATAAGTTTAGGAGGTTTTCAAGAAGTTGGTAGAAGCGCAATTCTAGTGCAAACGCCTGAAAGCAATATACTTTTGGATGCTGGAATAAAACCTAGCGGTAATAGGCATGATGAATTTCCTCATTTTGATCTACCTGAATTTAATGTAGACGATTTAGACGCTGTTGTGATAACGCATGCTCATTTAGATCATTGTGGAGCGCTGCCTTATCTTTATAAGTATGGCTATAAAGGACCTGTATATACAACAGAACCAACTATGTATTTAATGAAGCTTCTTCAAGAAGATTATTTAAAAATTGCAGAGAAAAGTGGCAGACCACTGCCCTATACACTACGTGAGATAACAGATGCTTTAATTCATACTTATCCACTTGGTTATGGAGAAGTAACAGATATTGCTCCTGATGTGCGGCTCACATTATATCCTGCGGGACATATATTAGGATCTGCGATGGCACATATACACATCGGACAAGGCTTGATTAATATTGTTTATACTAGTGACTTTAAATTTGAGAGGACAAAGCTGCTAGACCAGGCAAATCATCGCTTTCCTAGAGTTGAGGTTCTTATCATGGAGAGTACGTATGGTGCTTCTGTGGATAGACTGCCGTCGAGAGAGGAGACCGAGCAAACTTTTATTGATATAGTAAAGAAAACGGTAGAGCGGAACGGTATAGCTTTAATACCCGTAATGGCTGTGGGAAGAGCTCAAGAAATATTACTAGTTTTGAACGAGGCAATAGAAAGCGAGAAGTTACCGGAGATACCTATTTTTATAGAGGGAATGATAGATGAAGCGACTGCTATTCATACGGCTTTCCCCGAGCACTTATCGTATAGTCTCCGTGAGAGAATATATCGAGGAGAAAATCCGTTTACATCACCATATATTAAAATAGTTAAAGATGCCAGCCAAAGAAGGGATATAATAAGTGCAGGTCCAAGCATTATAATGGCAACATCTGGTATGTTAACTGGAGGACCGGTGCTAGATTACCTACAGTTACTTGCAGAAGATCCTAAAAACTCTCTAATATTTGTCAGTTATCAGATAGAAGGAACCCTGGGAAGGAAAATATTAAAAGGATTAAGAGAAATACCTTTTATTGACCCATACGGGAAAGTGACGATCAAGGAGTTGAAAATGGAAGTTTATAGAGTTGAGGGATTCTCGGGTCATAGTGATAGGGGGCAACTAATAAGATTTTTAGCCAGAATAACTCCTAGACCAAACACTGTCGTATTAAATCATGGAGAGAAAAGCAAAATTAGAGAATTAAAATCGTATATAGAGAGAAGGTTTAATTTCCAGATAATAACGCCACAAAATATAGAGGCAGTGAGAGTTAGGTAA
- a CDS encoding HD domain-containing protein, which produces MIYNDRIFGQVMIREPVIIELLKSKPMQRLKKITMCGFSVFLSQDHPLMKFNPWFTRFEHSIGVFLLLKRYEASLEEQIAGLLHDISHTAFSHIIDHVFGREMWHDYHEGLFRKVLLSSEIPNILENYGYDINTVTDIKNFGLLEREIPDICADRIDCFFVQC; this is translated from the coding sequence ATGATATATAATGATAGAATTTTTGGACAAGTTATGATAAGAGAGCCTGTTATTATAGAGCTTTTAAAATCTAAACCTATGCAAAGATTAAAAAAGATAACAATGTGTGGTTTCTCAGTTTTTCTATCACAGGATCATCCTCTTATGAAATTTAACCCATGGTTTACCAGATTCGAGCACAGTATAGGGGTTTTTCTTCTATTAAAAAGATATGAAGCGTCTCTTGAGGAACAAATTGCTGGATTACTTCATGATATTTCTCATACGGCATTCTCACATATAATAGACCATGTTTTTGGCAGAGAGATGTGGCATGATTATCATGAGGGACTCTTTCGGAAAGTTCTGTTGTCTAGTGAGATACCGAATATTCTCGAGAATTATGGATATGATATTAATACCGTAACTGATATAAAGAATTTCGGTCTGCTTGAAAGAGAAATACCGGACATATGCGCTGATAGAATAGATTGTTTTTTCGTTCAATGTTAA